From Quercus lobata isolate SW786 chromosome 1, ValleyOak3.0 Primary Assembly, whole genome shotgun sequence, one genomic window encodes:
- the LOC115986651 gene encoding scarecrow-like protein 30, which translates to MDTLLEEPQGPEFMNVNSFNHGSVTLRSKQDLANGFKVNHEFFQEPFLPTNPLQDPGDDSSPSSTGTSLEGDPADTEISNATLRYINEMLMEENLEAKPCMLQDCLALQAAEKSFYEVLGQKYPSSTDQLYPCFDQNIGSPDGYFDGSSSVDSSNSYTITSADNLVESNWIYDRGEFKSFTMQSSAIDSSGYASLLLDSFSERQPVESHPHGNHEIIDLESSPSVSPKQTTDAAENADMNRRHTSPNGSSRRKNHQREDSDDLEEGRSNKQSVNYAGDSESLEMYDEVLLCPGGINDSKSCALRDSSGNGASKKLQQNGDSGGSNGKTTRSKKQGNKGGEIVDFWSLLTQCAQAVSSSDQRTANELLKQIRQHSSQFGDGNQRLAHYFADALEARLAGTRVSMHPVVSNGTSTADILKAYKVYISACPFKRMSNFFANRTTMKLAQKAPRLHIIDFGILYGFQWPCLIQRLSERPGGAPKLRITGIELPQSGFRPTERVEETGRRLENYCKRFNVPFEYNVIAQKWETIKLEDLKIDRDELTVVNCLFRLKNIPDETVAMNNPRDTVLKLIKKINPDLFMHGVVNGTYNAPFFVTRFRETLYHFSSLFDMFDANLPLEDPGRLRYEKEIVGRQAMNVVACEGLERIERPETYKQWQVRNLRAGFRQVPLDQELVQKVKKTVKSEYHKDFVVDVDGQWLLQGWKGRIIYAFSCWKPA; encoded by the coding sequence ATGGATACCCTTCTTGAAGAACCCCAAGGTCCTGAATTCATGAATGTGAATTCATTCAACCATGGCTCAGTTACACTACGCTCAAAACAAGATCTTGCAAACGGATTTAAAGTCAACCATGAATTTTTCCAAGAGCCTTTCCTTCCAACTAATCCACTTCAGGATCCTGGTGATGATTCAAGTCCATCTTCAACTGGCACCAGCCTGGAGGGAGATCCAGCAGATACTGAAATTTCCAATGCCACTCTCAGGTACATAAACGAGATGCTTATGGAAGAAAACTTGGAGGCTAAACCCTGCATGTTACAGGATTGTCTGGCCCTCCAGGCTGCTGAAAAGTCATTCTATGAAGTCCTTGGTCAGAAATATCCTTCATCCACTGATCAATTATATCCTTGTTTTGATCAAAACATTGGGAGTCCAGATGGTTATTTTGATGGGAGCAGCAGTGTTGATAGCAGTAACAGCTATACTATTACTAGTGCTGACAATCTGGTTGAATCCAATTGGATTTATGATCGGGGTGAATTCAAATCCTTTACTATGCAATCTTCTGCTATTGACTCCTCAGGATACGCCTCTCTGCTACTGGATTCATTCAGTGAAAGACAGCCAGTTGAGTCCCATCCACATGGAAATCATGAAATCATTGATTTGGAGAGCAGCCCATCAGTGTCTCCAAAGCAAACCACGGATGCTGCGGAAAACGCAGACATGAATAGGAGGCACACCTCACCAAATGGGTCAAGTAGAAGGAAAAATCATCAGCGTGAGGATTCTGACGATCTAGAAGAAGGAAGGAGCAACAAACAATCAGTGAATTATGCAGGAGATTCTGAGTCACTAGAGATGTATGATGAAGTATTGCTTTGTCCCGGTGGAATCAACGATTCGAAATCATGTGCTCTTCGTGACTCTTCAGGAAACGGAGCAAGCAAAAAGTTGCAGCAGAACGGGGATTCAGGAGGATCTAATGGAAAAACAACACGTTCGAAAAAGCAAGGTAACAAAGGTGGAGAAATAGTAGACTTTTGGAGTCTGCTAACTCAATGTGCACAAGCTGTGTCAAGCAGTGACCAAAGAACCGCAAATGAATTACTCAAGCAAATAAGGCAGCACTCTTCTCAGTTCGGAGATGGAAACCAGAGATTAGCCCATTACTTTGCTGATGCCCTTGAAGCACGCTTGGCTGGCACCAGGGTGTCAATGCATCCCGTTGTGAGTAATGGGACATCTACTGCTGATATCTTGAAAGCTTATAAGGTATACATATCCGCATGCCCTTTCAAAAGGATGTCAAATTTCTTTGCTAATAGAACAACTATGAAACTAGCACAGAAAGCACCAAGGCTTCATATTATTGATTTTGGCATTCTCTATGGTTTTCAATGGCCTTGCCTCATCCAACGTCTCTCTGAAAGGCCTGGCGGAGCCCCTAAGCTTCGGATAACGGGAATTGAGCTTCCCCAATCAGGCTTTCGGCCTACAGAAAGGGTCGAGGAGACAGGGCGTCGCTTGGAAAATTACTGCAAGAGATTCAATGTCCCATTTGAGTACAATGTGATAGCACAGAAATGGGAAACTATTAAATTGGAGGATCTCAAAATTGATAGGGATGAACTAACAGTTGTTAACTGTTTATTCCGGTTAAAGAACATTCCTGATGAAACAGTGGCAATGAATAATCCAAGGGACACTGTCCTAAAGCTGATCAAGAAAATCAATCCAGATTTATTCATGCATGGGGTCGTTAATGGAACATACAATGCACCCTTCTTTGTCACGCGATTCAGGGAGACACTGTACCACTTCTCTTCTTTGTTTGACATGTTTGATGCCAACTTGCCTCTTGAAGATCCTGGGAGGTTGCGGTATGAGAAAGAGATAGTTGGAAGGCAAGCCATGAATGTCGTAGCGTGCGAAGGTTTGGAAAGGATTGAAAGGCCAGAGACCTACAAGCAGTGGCAGGTCCGGAACTTGAGGGCTGGGTTCAGGCAGGTCCCATTAGACCAGGAACTCGTGCAGAAAGTGAAGAAAACAGTGAAGTCAGAATATCATAAGGATTTTGTTGTGGACGTGGATGGTCAGTGGTTGCTACAAGGATGGAAGGGGCGTATTATCTATGCTTTTTCTTGTTGGAAACCAGCATAG
- the LOC115986660 gene encoding scarecrow-like protein 30: protein MDALLQGLFRSINEIKLHHASASVMSNQDLVEGFKDNHEFANPPFNLPTNLHPPSVSSSSNSGSSLDGDSSENSSFSNSIVLNYISEILLEEDLEGKPCMLQDCLALQAAEKSFYDALGQNYPSSPVQPHPCFNQNAESPDDSFEQSSSIVSTGSYTAVKHSFEFNFNHDQSNLISSDHMPSPFDTSENSLLVPHLFSDIKSVKQIKQELSSGSNPFFDWESNQPVPPEPKETIGEVVPKVPKNGNTLNGSRGQKNQGRDNDYTEEGRRNKHPAVYVEEPEPTELFDKVLLCQPTVDSVSFTPHEAAASQNEESGKTKKNGRSEGSTGKTTRSRKQVNKGEIVDLSTLLTQCAQSVASNDQMTTTELLKQIRQHSSPYGDGTERMAYYFANALEARLANQPPLYMPLASNEYSAAEILKGYQVYISASPFKAMSNFYANRTILKVAEKAKRVHIIDFGILYGFQWPCLIQRLSVRPGGPPKLHITGIEFPQPGFRPAERVEETGRRLENYCKRFNVPFEYNVIAKKWETIGLEDLKIDRDELIVVNCIYRLKNIPDEMVAMNCPRDIVLELIKRINPEIFIHGVVNGTYNTPFFLSRFKEALFHFSALFDMFDATVPREDQHRMAFEKGVFARDAMNVIACEGLERAERPETYKRWQARNLRAGFRQLPLNLELLNEVKRRVKLDYNKNFVIDKDGQWMLQGWKGRIIHAISCWKPTQE, encoded by the coding sequence ATGGATGCACTTCTTCAAGGTCTTTTTCGTTCAATAAATGAAATTAAGCTTCACCACGCATCAGCTTCAGTAATGTCTAATCAGGATCTTGTAGAAGGGTTTAAAGACAATCATGAATTTGCTAATCCACCTTTCAATCTTCCAACCAATCTACACCCTCCAAGTGTATCAAGTTCATCTAATTCAGGCTCAAGCTTGGATGGAGATTCATCTGAGAACAGTAGCTTTTCCAATTCTATTGTTCTCAACTACATAAGTGAGATACTTCTAGAAGAAGACCTGGAGGGTAAGCCTTGCATGTTGCAGGATTGTTTAGCCCTTCAGGCTGCTGAAAAATCCTTCTATGATGCCCTTGGTCAAAACTATCCCTCCTCACCCGTGCAACCCCATCCTTGTTTCAATCAAAATGCTGAGAGCCCAGATGATAGTTTTGAACAAAGTAGCAGTATTGTAAGCACTGGTAGCTATACTGCTGTCAAACACTCGTTTGAGTTCAATTTTAACCATGATCAAAGTAACTTAATATCCTCTGATCATATGCCTTCTCCATTTGACACCAGTGAAAACTCCCTTCTAGTACCACATTTGTTTAGTGACATAAAGTCAGTTAAGCAGATCAAGCAAGAGCTTTCAAGTGGTAGCAATCCGTTTTTTGATTGGGAGAGCAACCAACCAGTGCCTCCAGAGCCAAAGGAGACAATTGGGGAGGTAGTACCTAAGGTACCAAAGAATGGGAACACACTCAATGGGTCAAGGGGACAAAAAAATCAAGGCAGAGATAATGATTATACAGAAGAAGGGAGGAGAAACAAGCATCCAGCAGTTTATGTTGAAGAGCCTGAGCCAACAGAGTTGTTTGATAAGGTATTGCTTTGTCAGCCTACTGTTGATTCTGTATCATTTACTCCTCATGAAGCAGCAGCATCACAAAATGAAGAAAGTGGGAAGACAAAGAAAAATGGGCGATCAGAAGGATCTACCGGTAAAACAACACGTTCGAGGAAACAAGTTAACAAGGGGGAGATAGTAGATTTATCTACTCTGCTAACTCAATGTGCTCAATCTGTAGCAAGCAATGACCAAATGACTACAACTGAGCTACTTAAGCAGATTCGGCAGCACTCTTCTCCCTACGGTGATGGAACCGAAAGGATGGCTTATTACTTTGCTAATGCTCTTGAGGCACGCTTGGCTAACCAGCCTCCATTGTATATGCCCCTTGCAAGTAATGAGTATTCAGCTGCTGAAATCTTGAAAGGTTACCAGGTATATATTTCAGCATCCCCATTTAAGGCAATGTCAAATTTCTATGCTAACAGAACAATACTGAAAGTAGCAGAGAAAGCAAAAAGGGTTCACATTATTGATTTTGGCATTCTCTATGGTTTCCAATGGCCCTGCCTTATCCAACGCCTTTCTGTTAGACCTGGTGGACCTCCTAAGCTTCATATAACAGGAATTGAGTTTCCTCAACCAGGCTTTAGGCCTGCAGAAAGGGTTGAAGAGACAGGCCGTCGCTTAGAAAATTACTGCAAGAGATTTAATGTCCCATTTGAGTACAATGTCATTGCAAAGAAATGGGAAACTATTGGATTGGAGGATCTTAAAATTGACAGGGatgaattaattgttgtaaacTGTATATACAGGTTAAAGAACATACCTGATGAAATGGTGGCAATGAATTGTCCTAGAGATATTGTACTGGAATTAATCAAGAGAATCAATCCAGAGATTTTTATTCATGGGGTTGTTAATGGGACATATAATACTCCATTCTTTCTTTCACGATTCAAGGAGGCGCTCTTCCACTTTTCTGCATTGTTTGATATGTTTGACGCCACTGTACCTCGCGAGGACCAACATAGGATGGCTTTTGAGAAAGGAGTATTTGCAAGGGATGCAATGAATGTCATAGCATGTGAGGGCTTAGAGAGGGCTGAAAGGCCAGAGACATACAAGCGGTGGCAAGCTCGGAATCTGAGGGCCGGTTTCAGGCAGCTTCCACTAAATCTAGAGCTCTTGAATGAAGTGAAGAGAAGGGTAAAGTTAgattacaataaaaattttgtgattGACAAGGATGGTCAGTGGATGCTTCAGGGATGGAAGGGGAGAATTATCCATGCTATCTCCTGCTGGAAACCTACTCAGGAGTAA